The following proteins come from a genomic window of Campylobacter coli 76339:
- a CDS encoding PUTATIVE PERIPLASMIC PROTEIN: MKTNSLFISVAVVLASVILAFGFNKALSDFKTLERSVTVKGLSQKDVEADTLILPIKFTRSGNSLANLYEELESDKQNIIRFLEEQGVKSDEISYNSPNIIDRLSDPYSNDTQATYRYIGTANLLIYTKNIKLGKNILEKISSLGKLGIVTKIEDYEIEYLYTKLNEIKPQMIEEATLNARNSAIKFAQDSNSNLGKIKKDFSRAI; this comes from the coding sequence ATGAAAACAAACTCCCTTTTTATATCGGTGGCGGTGGTTTTGGCAAGTGTGATCCTAGCCTTTGGCTTTAACAAGGCTTTAAGCGACTTTAAAACACTTGAAAGAAGTGTCACTGTAAAAGGACTGAGCCAAAAAGATGTGGAAGCAGATACCCTGATACTGCCTATAAAATTCACAAGATCAGGTAACAGCCTTGCAAATTTATACGAAGAGCTAGAGTCTGATAAACAAAATATCATACGATTTTTAGAAGAACAAGGCGTAAAATCAGACGAGATCAGCTACAACTCACCCAACATCATCGATCGCCTAAGTGATCCTTACAGCAACGATACTCAAGCCACATACCGATATATAGGCACTGCAAATTTACTCATCTATACGAAAAACATAAAGCTTGGAAAAAATATACTAGAAAAAATTTCAAGTCTTGGAAAACTTGGCATAGTGACTAAAATAGAGGATTATGAGATAGAATACCTTTATACAAAACTCAATGAAATCAAACCCCAAATGATAGAAGAAGCTACACTCAATGCTAGAAATTCAGCGATAAAATTTGCCCAAGACTCAAACAGCAACCTAGGCAAGATAAAAAAGGACTTCTCAAGGGCAATTTAG
- a CDS encoding Putative efflux protein, with product MQKRTQIHGFSKLKLIIILALMSSIAPLSTDMYLPALSHVEQSFNTSKALTQLSIASFFLAFALGQLIYGPLSDIFGRKIPALVGIFFFIVSSLFCVIIDNIYAFIALRFFEALGGCAGVVIARAIVNDLFEIKEAAGVFALMMVFTSLAPMLSPTFGSFLLEYFSWHSIFTTLFALGILLFLMILFGLKESAPHLKNKKFSHEEAMKSYKFVLKDKRFLTYVFCAALALAALFAYVTGSSFVFTEFFGLSEQQFGMLFGANALGFVICANINARLVRKFESEKILSKALMIMFVSTLILLINAFLYPNLFLFEASIFTSIAMLGFIAPNTTTLAMARFKDHSGTASAVLGFVQFALAGLISSVVSALDANTPIILACVMCACVLVANMIYFLGKKNPKGKI from the coding sequence ATGCAAAAACGCACCCAAATTCACGGCTTTTCAAAGCTCAAGCTCATCATCATCCTTGCTTTGATGTCAAGTATAGCGCCACTTTCTACAGATATGTATTTACCTGCGCTAAGCCATGTAGAGCAAAGCTTTAACACCTCTAAAGCACTGACCCAACTTAGTATCGCGAGCTTTTTTCTTGCTTTTGCCTTAGGGCAACTCATATATGGGCCTTTAAGCGATATCTTTGGGCGTAAAATTCCCGCCTTGGTAGGAATTTTCTTCTTTATCGTTTCAAGCTTGTTTTGCGTGATCATCGACAACATCTATGCCTTTATCGCTTTGAGATTTTTTGAAGCACTAGGAGGCTGTGCGGGAGTAGTGATCGCAAGGGCTATCGTAAATGACTTGTTTGAGATCAAAGAGGCTGCGGGGGTCTTTGCTTTGATGATGGTATTTACCTCCCTTGCTCCTATGCTTTCGCCGACTTTTGGAAGCTTTTTGCTGGAGTATTTTTCATGGCATAGCATTTTTACGACTTTGTTTGCTTTGGGAATTTTGCTTTTTTTGATGATACTTTTTGGCTTAAAAGAATCCGCACCACACCTTAAAAATAAAAAATTCTCCCACGAAGAAGCGATGAAAAGCTATAAATTTGTTTTAAAAGATAAACGCTTTTTAACCTATGTCTTTTGTGCTGCTTTAGCTTTGGCTGCATTGTTTGCTTATGTCACGGGTTCGAGTTTTGTATTTACAGAATTTTTTGGCTTAAGCGAGCAACAATTTGGCATGCTTTTTGGAGCAAATGCTCTAGGCTTTGTCATCTGTGCAAATATCAATGCAAGGCTAGTGCGTAAATTTGAAAGTGAAAAAATACTTTCTAAAGCCTTGATGATCATGTTTGTATCGACTTTGATCTTGCTTATCAATGCCTTTTTGTATCCGAATTTATTTCTTTTTGAAGCAAGCATTTTTACAAGTATCGCTATGCTTGGCTTTATCGCACCCAATACCACGACTTTAGCTATGGCGAGATTTAAAGACCATAGCGGAACCGCTTCTGCGGTGCTTGGCTTTGTGCAGTTTGCCCTAGCAGGACTCATCTCCTCTGTAGTCAGTGCTTTAGATGCTAACACACCGATAATCCTTGCTTGTGTGATGTGTGCTTGTGTCTTGGTGGCAAATATGATATATTTTCTAGGTAAAAAAAATCCCAAAGGAAAAATATGA
- a CDS encoding Cytochrome c family protein (91% nucleotide identity with Cj0037 of C. jejuni NCTC 11168) has translation MKKHILLLSLCLSLSLNAKSVSDYKVGEELSDKQGVEYFKELSKRPVQEWPNKNLSIDDVPKGKQGDLIRYGIELLSKTESTLGPYSKLKKTNNEVNCVACHMDNDGNGLPGTKKYVIPFLNVLNNYPKLDIETMKIISVEDRIRGMGGTDSHKFPNDSKEMKAILAYFKWLKEAYEVKDGVKLEGDFFAKMNFSNRPADPVRGKKLFEENCVACHGERGLGVKNDNYEQGGGHLYPSLLIYPDGGHMAMIPFLARFLKSAMPFGASADNPILSDEDALDIAAYINTGFVRMPITTTENRAGLDTAYSNSPSLKPEYFASPQQNLDPKEYIKVKYGPWKNPNYFPGE, from the coding sequence ATGAAAAAACACATTTTATTGCTTAGCTTATGCCTTAGCTTGAGTCTTAATGCTAAAAGCGTGAGTGATTACAAAGTAGGAGAAGAGCTAAGCGACAAACAAGGAGTGGAGTATTTTAAAGAGCTTTCTAAAAGACCCGTGCAAGAATGGCCAAATAAAAATTTAAGTATCGACGATGTTCCAAAAGGCAAACAAGGAGACTTGATCCGCTATGGTATAGAGCTTTTAAGCAAAACAGAAAGCACCTTAGGGCCTTATAGCAAACTCAAAAAGACAAACAATGAAGTCAATTGTGTAGCCTGTCATATGGACAATGATGGCAATGGCTTACCAGGGACAAAAAAATATGTCATTCCATTTCTAAATGTACTCAATAACTATCCAAAACTTGACATAGAAACAATGAAAATCATCTCCGTTGAAGATAGAATTCGTGGAATGGGTGGAACGGATTCTCACAAATTTCCTAATGATTCTAAAGAAATGAAAGCGATTCTGGCTTATTTTAAATGGCTAAAAGAAGCCTATGAAGTTAAAGATGGTGTAAAACTCGAAGGAGATTTTTTTGCTAAGATGAATTTTTCAAATCGCCCAGCTGATCCTGTGCGTGGAAAAAAACTCTTTGAAGAAAATTGCGTTGCTTGTCATGGCGAAAGAGGACTTGGGGTAAAAAATGATAATTACGAGCAAGGTGGCGGACATTTGTATCCATCTTTACTTATCTATCCTGATGGCGGACATATGGCCATGATACCTTTTTTAGCAAGATTTTTAAAATCAGCTATGCCTTTTGGTGCAAGTGCGGATAATCCTATATTAAGCGATGAAGATGCACTCGATATAGCAGCTTATATCAACACAGGTTTTGTAAGAATGCCTATAACCACGACAGAAAACCGCGCAGGACTTGATACAGCCTATAGCAATTCCCCATCATTAAAACCTGAGTATTTTGCCTCGCCGCAACAAAATTTAGACCCTAAAGAATACATAAAAGTAAAATACGGGCCTTGGAAAAATCCTAACTACTTCCCAGGGGAATGA
- a CDS encoding membrane protein, whose product MDLKSLENKRLYILKRLGILKFLSVVEALLVGFLAFVFTKDILIALILAVFVGIFFFRLTAKKLKLAKKELEIDALNLFLRRFGAKFRKESLSQKDFLKLELSENLKDFKSQNCFEFKEFKIYDIHFIDENKRFFCGILLEILKPSKNPSFEDEEKIYVKLQDKNFTLNHIFSKDNHYLIATLKNPFFIDLKESLEKNFKILEENLNSIKNKLFQ is encoded by the coding sequence ATGGACTTAAAAAGCTTAGAAAATAAAAGACTTTATATACTCAAACGCTTAGGAATTTTAAAATTCTTAAGCGTTGTAGAAGCTTTACTTGTGGGCTTTTTAGCCTTTGTTTTTACAAAAGATATTTTAATAGCCCTCATCCTTGCTGTGTTTGTAGGTATTTTCTTCTTTCGCCTTACAGCTAAAAAACTCAAACTTGCAAAAAAAGAATTAGAAATCGATGCTTTGAATTTATTTTTGCGTCGTTTTGGGGCTAAATTTAGAAAAGAAAGTTTAAGCCAAAAAGATTTTTTAAAACTAGAACTTAGCGAAAATTTAAAGGATTTTAAAAGCCAAAATTGCTTTGAATTTAAAGAATTTAAAATTTATGATATCCATTTCATCGATGAAAACAAACGCTTTTTTTGTGGAATTTTGCTTGAAATTTTAAAGCCTAGTAAAAATCCTAGCTTTGAAGATGAAGAGAAAATTTATGTTAAACTACAAGATAAAAATTTCACCCTAAATCATATCTTTTCTAAGGACAATCACTATCTTATCGCTACTCTAAAAAATCCCTTTTTCATCGACTTAAAAGAAAGTTTAGAAAAAAATTTCAAAATTTTAGAAGAAAATTTAAATTCTATAAAAAATAAATTATTTCAATAA
- a CDS encoding GTP-binding protein TypA/BipA, with protein sequence MVDELLKQSGTFSEREQISERVMDSNDIEKERGITILSKNTAINYKGTKINIIDTPGHADFGGEVERVLKMIDGVLLLVDAQEGVMPQTKFVVKKALSLGLKPIVVINKIDKPAADPERVINEIFDLFVALDANDEQLDFAIVYAAAKNGYAKLDLNDESDNMEPLFKTILERVPAPSGTNENPLQLQVFTLGYDNFVGKIGIARIFNGVVKKNQNVMLAKADGTKVNGRISKLIGFMGLEKMDIEEAGTGDIVAIAGFEALDVGDSVVDPNNPMPLDPLHIEEPTLSIVFSVNDGPLAGTEGKHVTSNKIAERLEAEMKTNIAMKYESTGEGKFKVSGRGELQITILAENMRREGFEFCMGRPEVIVKVEDGIKTEPFEHLVIDVPEEFSGTVIEKLGKRKAEMKTMAPTGDGQTRLEFEIPARGLIGFRSQFLTDTKGEGVMNHSFLEFRPFSGAVEKRNNGALISMENGVALGYSLFNLQERGVLFIEPQTKVYTGMIIGEHSRPNDLDVNPIKGKNLTNVRASGSDDAIKLVPPRKLSLERALEWIEEDELVEVTPVNVRVRKRYLDPTQRKRMEKAKS encoded by the coding sequence ATGGTAGATGAACTACTGAAACAATCAGGTACTTTTAGCGAAAGAGAACAAATTTCAGAACGCGTTATGGATAGTAACGATATAGAAAAAGAACGCGGTATCACCATACTTTCAAAAAATACAGCTATCAATTACAAAGGCACAAAAATCAACATCATAGACACTCCAGGCCACGCCGATTTTGGCGGGGAAGTAGAGCGTGTTTTAAAAATGATCGATGGCGTTTTACTCTTAGTCGATGCACAAGAAGGTGTTATGCCACAAACTAAATTCGTGGTTAAAAAAGCTCTATCTTTAGGACTTAAACCTATAGTTGTAATCAACAAAATCGACAAACCAGCCGCTGATCCTGAAAGAGTAATCAACGAAATTTTTGATCTTTTTGTAGCTTTAGATGCAAACGATGAGCAACTTGACTTTGCTATCGTTTATGCTGCAGCAAAAAATGGTTATGCTAAGCTTGATCTAAACGATGAAAGCGACAATATGGAGCCACTTTTTAAAACCATACTCGAACGCGTTCCAGCGCCAAGTGGTACAAATGAAAATCCTTTACAACTTCAAGTCTTTACTTTAGGATATGATAACTTCGTAGGTAAAATAGGAATCGCTAGAATTTTCAACGGTGTTGTGAAGAAAAATCAAAATGTAATGCTTGCAAAAGCCGATGGCACTAAAGTAAATGGTAGAATTTCGAAACTCATCGGTTTTATGGGCTTAGAAAAAATGGACATAGAAGAAGCAGGCACAGGCGATATCGTTGCGATCGCAGGTTTTGAAGCTTTAGATGTGGGCGATAGCGTTGTGGATCCAAACAACCCTATGCCACTTGATCCTTTACACATCGAAGAGCCAACCTTAAGCATAGTATTTTCAGTAAATGATGGCCCATTAGCAGGAACCGAAGGAAAACATGTAACTTCAAACAAAATCGCTGAACGCTTAGAAGCTGAAATGAAAACCAATATCGCGATGAAATACGAAAGTACAGGCGAAGGTAAATTTAAAGTAAGCGGTAGGGGCGAACTTCAAATCACCATTTTAGCTGAAAATATGCGTCGTGAAGGCTTTGAGTTTTGCATGGGAAGACCTGAAGTTATCGTAAAAGTTGAAGACGGTATCAAAACAGAACCATTTGAACATTTAGTTATCGATGTGCCTGAAGAATTCAGCGGTACCGTGATCGAAAAACTTGGAAAAAGAAAAGCTGAGATGAAAACTATGGCACCTACAGGTGATGGACAAACAAGACTTGAATTTGAAATTCCTGCACGCGGACTTATAGGCTTTAGATCTCAATTTTTAACCGACACCAAAGGCGAAGGCGTGATGAATCATAGCTTTTTAGAATTCCGTCCTTTCAGTGGTGCGGTTGAAAAGCGTAACAATGGTGCTTTGATCTCTATGGAAAATGGCGTGGCTTTGGGGTATTCTTTGTTTAACCTTCAAGAACGCGGGGTGCTTTTCATAGAGCCTCAAACCAAAGTATATACAGGGATGATTATAGGTGAACACTCTCGTCCAAATGACTTAGATGTTAACCCTATCAAAGGAAAAAATCTTACCAATGTAAGAGCAAGCGGAAGCGATGATGCGATCAAGCTTGTACCACCTAGAAAATTAAGCCTTGAAAGAGCTTTAGAGTGGATAGAAGAAGATGAGCTTGTAGAGGTTACGCCAGTAAATGTGCGTGTTCGCAAACGCTACCTTGATCCAACTCAAAGAAAAAGAATGGAAAAAGCAAAATCCTAA
- a CDS encoding Flagellar hook-length control protein FliK — translation MSNLASGSDILNLAPSNASSKSKEYDLKKSDSTTQDDTESFLNSLLNSIEETNEFLPDHMKISKKEVVNEAMDKLQNGVFDESDKISIFESASFMQILSLLDKLKADTADIKLANLSTQLSQLIKTEANFSALKGANNLSELLSIAKDLGLNVKNIKVDRLLDLKATFPNLDKADFFKGAVDNVFKEIINNKLAHVSKNLNQNLQNLNHTPHANLSQNSKNAKSKDDVSLLSQTLKNLDSIILGKNEKKDKAEIKNDNDTLELKNTPKNLVQSDSLKELDQENLANNDKKLPNQELQNKDKVDIKNDKNVLLNESLKKDDKEFKNVIKDNVQDKTLTQEKPLSNKEGLNQETNNIKNTKDLNQILDKNTDFNEDLKEQVKNENTNFSKTSNKENIRDSQNLSLNLNSKDFNLNKDDKTSNKDNTLKEVKQNFTEQKVSFENLNKAQFVSNKDNVNLTHHSMNKENYTQEQSKTQSENTERNPLDELNSLVKDLNKVSQNNTKNITPKETLQHFSQDLKEAMDQYKAPITKLSITLNPHNLGEVEVTLVQRGNNLHINFNSNTNAMNLFIQNQAEFKNSLVNMGFTGLEMNFSDQGKREQNQNQGKNRSGYGFKDALEGKTEGEKVNLELVLAKYF, via the coding sequence ATGTCAAATTTGGCCTCAGGTAGTGATATCTTAAATCTTGCTCCAAGCAATGCTTCTAGCAAAAGCAAAGAGTATGATTTAAAGAAATCCGATAGCACAACACAAGATGATACAGAGAGTTTTTTAAATTCTTTGCTTAATTCTATCGAAGAAACAAACGAATTTTTACCTGATCATATGAAGATCAGTAAAAAAGAAGTTGTTAACGAAGCTATGGATAAACTACAAAATGGGGTTTTTGATGAAAGCGATAAGATAAGCATTTTTGAATCCGCTTCTTTTATGCAGATTCTATCTTTGCTCGATAAGTTAAAAGCAGATACAGCCGATATCAAACTTGCCAATCTTTCCACCCAGCTTTCTCAACTTATAAAAACAGAGGCTAATTTTAGTGCTTTAAAAGGTGCAAACAATCTTAGCGAGCTTTTGAGTATAGCTAAAGATTTGGGTTTGAATGTAAAAAATATCAAAGTAGATCGTTTACTAGATCTTAAGGCTACTTTTCCAAATTTGGATAAGGCGGATTTCTTTAAGGGTGCGGTGGATAATGTTTTTAAAGAGATTATAAACAACAAACTTGCTCATGTCAGTAAAAATTTAAACCAAAATTTGCAAAATTTAAATCATACTCCGCATGCTAACCTGAGTCAAAATTCTAAAAATGCAAAGTCTAAAGATGATGTTTCTTTACTTTCTCAGACTTTGAAGAATTTAGATTCTATCATTTTGGGTAAAAATGAAAAAAAAGATAAAGCCGAGATCAAAAATGATAACGATACACTAGAATTAAAAAATACTCCTAAAAATTTAGTCCAAAGTGATTCTTTAAAAGAGCTTGATCAAGAAAATTTAGCCAACAATGACAAAAAACTTCCAAATCAAGAGCTACAAAATAAAGATAAAGTCGATATCAAAAATGATAAAAATGTACTCTTGAATGAATCTTTAAAAAAAGATGATAAAGAATTTAAAAATGTGATTAAAGACAATGTGCAAGATAAAACATTGACACAAGAAAAACCACTTAGCAACAAAGAGGGTTTAAATCAAGAAACAAACAATATCAAAAACACAAAAGATCTAAATCAAATTTTGGATAAAAACACCGACTTTAATGAAGATCTTAAAGAGCAAGTGAAAAATGAAAATACAAATTTCAGCAAAACTTCCAACAAAGAAAATATAAGGGATTCTCAAAATTTGAGTTTAAATTTAAATTCAAAAGATTTTAATCTCAACAAAGATGATAAAACGAGCAATAAAGATAACACTTTAAAAGAAGTTAAACAAAATTTCACAGAACAAAAAGTCAGTTTTGAAAATTTAAACAAAGCCCAATTTGTATCCAATAAGGACAATGTAAATTTAACTCATCACTCTATGAATAAAGAAAATTACACACAAGAGCAAAGTAAAACGCAAAGTGAAAATACCGAAAGAAACCCTTTGGATGAGCTAAATTCCTTAGTGAAAGATTTAAATAAAGTTTCGCAAAACAATACTAAAAATATCACTCCTAAGGAAACTTTGCAACATTTTTCACAGGATTTAAAAGAGGCAATGGATCAATACAAAGCCCCGATTACGAAGCTTAGTATCACGCTTAATCCTCACAATCTTGGAGAAGTTGAGGTGACTTTGGTACAAAGAGGAAATAATCTTCACATCAATTTTAACTCTAACACCAATGCGATGAATTTATTTATCCAAAATCAAGCCGAATTTAAAAATTCTCTTGTAAATATGGGCTTTACAGGACTTGAAATGAATTTTAGCGATCAGGGAAAAAGGGAGCAAAATCAAAACCAAGGTAAAAACCGAAGTGGATATGGTTTTAAAGATGCTTTAGAGG